One genomic segment of Candidatus Desulfatibia profunda includes these proteins:
- a CDS encoding Fic family protein, translating into GHFVFVYIHPYMDGNGRIGRFLMNVMLAAGGYPWTVIPLEKRDDYMNALESGSVEQDIAPFAIFLGRLVSESLECKQVYNHP; encoded by the coding sequence TGGGGCACTTCGTGTTCGTATATATCCATCCGTACATGGATGGCAATGGCCGTATTGGAAGATTTCTTATGAACGTGATGCTCGCTGCGGGCGGGTACCCCTGGACCGTTATTCCACTTGAAAAACGAGACGACTATATGAATGCGTTGGAAAGCGGGAGTGTGGAACAGGATATTGCGCCGTTTGCAATTTTTCTTGGGCGCCTCGTTTCTGAAAGTTTGGAATGTAAACAAGTATATAACCACCCTTAG